In Candidatus Kryptonium sp., the following are encoded in one genomic region:
- a CDS encoding LptF/LptG family permease, which translates to MRDKLKIIDIYITKEFIQMLIFGLVAFILIFILVDLMENLDDFIDQKVSFSIILKYYLYYSPEIIKLTLPVAVLLSCLFTTGRMSNLNELTAIKVSGVSLYRLMLPFLIISLILSFLSVYFNSWIVPKTNKKKLNLERVYMRKHLESWGKYNIYIQDSYTRLLSIGYFDDELNVAHRVDIQDFDPNDLTKVVARYTAPAMKWDSLSENWLLINCVYRKFHSEGEIVEKIDTFNIGKLNFKPIDIKRKQMKPDEMNLSEMGEFIQDQIRSGNNPSRWLTDYHSKISFPFSNFIVVLFGVALASQKKRAGLAMEFGLSLLIAFLYFIFMKISTSFGYAGILHPLIAAWLANLVFLLGGIIVILKVRK; encoded by the coding sequence ATGCGAGATAAGCTGAAAATAATTGACATCTACATCACGAAAGAGTTCATTCAAATGCTAATTTTCGGACTTGTTGCCTTCATACTCATCTTTATCCTTGTTGATTTAATGGAGAACCTTGACGATTTCATTGACCAGAAAGTTTCGTTTTCAATAATCTTAAAGTATTATCTATATTACTCGCCAGAAATCATAAAGCTTACATTGCCGGTTGCTGTTTTGCTTTCGTGTCTTTTCACAACTGGACGAATGTCAAATTTAAATGAACTTACAGCAATCAAAGTTTCTGGAGTAAGCTTATACAGATTGATGCTTCCCTTTTTGATCATATCGCTTATATTAAGCTTTCTGTCGGTTTATTTCAACAGCTGGATCGTTCCAAAGACAAATAAAAAGAAGTTAAATCTTGAAAGAGTTTACATGCGCAAGCATCTTGAATCTTGGGGAAAATACAACATTTATATTCAAGATTCATACACGAGATTATTATCAATTGGATACTTTGATGACGAGCTAAATGTAGCCCATAGAGTTGACATCCAAGATTTTGACCCAAATGATCTAACTAAAGTCGTCGCAAGATATACAGCTCCTGCAATGAAATGGGATAGCTTGAGCGAAAACTGGTTGCTTATTAATTGTGTATATCGTAAATTTCACTCAGAAGGTGAAATAGTTGAAAAGATAGATACCTTTAACATCGGAAAGTTAAATTTTAAACCCATAGATATAAAGCGAAAACAGATGAAACCGGACGAAATGAATCTTAGCGAAATGGGAGAGTTTATTCAAGATCAAATACGAAGTGGGAACAACCCATCAAGGTGGTTAACAGATTATCATTCAAAAATTTCATTTCCATTTTCAAACTTCATAGTTGTTCTTTTTGGAGTTGCGCTTGCGTCGCAGAAAAAAAGAGCAGGGCTTGCGATGGAATTCGGCTTGAGTTTGCTTATCGCATTTTTATATTTCATTTTTATGAAAATAAGCACATCATTTGGTTATGCCGGTATCCTACATCCACTAATAGCAGCTTGGCTTGCGAACCTTGTCTTTTTGCTTGGGGGAATAATTGTAATCTTGAAGGTGAGAAAATAA
- a CDS encoding LptF/LptG family permease — MILYLYILRAHIGPFFFSMFTLILIFLLQFLMKYIDQLIGKGLGFWVIAELIVLNLAWIVVLAVPMSVLVAVLMAFGNLSANNEVTVMKSSGVSLYKMMFPVLLVSLVLTGLLIIFNNKVLPDANHRLKVLMIDIHRKKPTLTLNPGIFSTDITGYAIIVRKTYEHSNEFEDATIYNYSDPTRQVIITARRGKISFTPDYKKLIMDLENGEIHEQDAENKNLYRIVKYQKYRVVMEVEGFGFERSADNAFQRGDRELSAEDMLRIVDSLKNIQKKIYESLNSIALTNLKEPFSGKTIMSSSFYQTPVQGPVSDYDALVSSTQKLISLNAILKNYITQIEYYNRSIDTYMVEVHKKYAIPFACVVFVIVGAPLGMMARRGNFGVAASLSLFFFLFYWACLIGGEKLADRDLLSPFLSMWIANFVVGALGVYLTIRMGKEAMIIDWYRIKEIMPKKLKTWLGIPEEEEILTDRYAR; from the coding sequence ATGATTTTATATCTTTACATACTTCGTGCTCATATTGGTCCTTTCTTTTTTTCAATGTTCACGCTGATACTTATTTTCCTTCTTCAATTTTTGATGAAATATATTGATCAACTGATCGGGAAAGGGCTTGGTTTTTGGGTCATAGCGGAGTTAATAGTTTTGAATCTCGCGTGGATCGTTGTTTTAGCTGTGCCTATGTCTGTCCTTGTTGCGGTTTTGATGGCTTTTGGTAATCTATCCGCGAATAACGAAGTAACAGTGATGAAATCAAGTGGTGTAAGTTTATATAAAATGATGTTTCCAGTTTTGCTTGTCTCGCTCGTTTTAACTGGTTTGCTTATAATTTTCAACAACAAAGTTCTGCCCGACGCAAATCACAGATTGAAAGTTTTAATGATAGACATACACAGGAAAAAACCAACGCTTACATTGAACCCTGGGATATTTTCAACGGATATAACTGGCTATGCGATAATTGTCAGGAAAACATATGAACATTCAAATGAATTTGAAGATGCAACAATTTACAACTATTCTGACCCAACAAGACAAGTAATCATAACAGCAAGGCGCGGGAAAATTTCTTTCACCCCAGATTACAAAAAGCTCATTATGGACCTTGAAAATGGCGAAATACATGAACAAGACGCGGAAAATAAAAATCTTTACAGGATAGTAAAATACCAAAAATATAGAGTCGTCATGGAGGTTGAAGGCTTCGGATTTGAACGTTCAGCTGACAATGCCTTTCAAAGGGGCGACCGCGAGCTAAGCGCCGAAGATATGCTAAGGATCGTTGATAGCTTAAAAAACATTCAAAAGAAAATTTATGAAAGTTTAAATTCAATTGCCCTCACAAATCTAAAAGAACCATTTTCAGGGAAAACAATAATGTCGTCATCGTTTTATCAAACACCTGTTCAAGGTCCAGTTAGCGATTACGACGCCCTTGTCTCAAGCACGCAAAAATTAATAAGCTTAAATGCAATCTTGAAAAACTACATAACGCAGATTGAATATTACAATCGCTCAATAGATACATATATGGTTGAGGTTCATAAAAAATACGCTATTCCATTTGCTTGCGTTGTGTTTGTAATCGTTGGGGCTCCTCTTGGAATGATGGCAAGAAGAGGAAACTTCGGGGTTGCTGCAAGTTTAAGTTTATTCTTCTTTCTATTCTATTGGGCTTGTTTAATCGGTGGAGAAAAGCTTGCGGATAGGGACTTGCTTTCTCCGTTTTTAAGCATGTGGATCGCTAATTTCGTTGTCGGAGCACTTGGAGTTTATCTAACCATAAGAATGGGAAAAGAAGCAATGATAATTGACTGGTATCGTATAAAAGAAATCATGCCCAAAAAGCTCAAAACATGGCTCGGGATACCAGAAGAAGAAGAAATTTTAACTGATAGATATGCGAGATAA
- a CDS encoding response regulator, which produces MNILVVDDNAEARKLLSELLIKSGFNVFEAENGKQAIEILQQRKDFALIISDILMPVMDGFKFCHEVKSNPELSHIPFIFYTGSYVSDEDRIFGLKLGAEDYIVKPIKFNELLKRINNAIRKEATSKRLYSEVKIDESAYLAEYNARLVHKLEDKLFELNQAYEEIRQKNEELETINAILIELNSSKNLNLLFKQISKYLSKLFKADAINFFIYDAKENSLNLHYSFLRTGDENPFEKFKVLKFGEDFATEIITNPKLTIYQNPTKASTKLRSEIFNHDFRIFVEVALHIRDKLIGLIELVYKSDEIPFDEGKISTLNILAQQIAFGVENLLLISELKESEEKYKKFVHLTPAGLLVLDEQLNILFASETASEIFETEIEGKNLKNFINSSIIEEICRRDISIGSGMPTYSDRTFEAEYKGKKLLISVTQKLNDPKLGKCIAVINDVSDLKKLQDEKRKIELKLWQEYRLASIGRLAGGIAHNLKNPLAVLNLGLQSLKRKGIESEHIERLMKQIERINQIIENLSIKTKEEVDKNKKRFDLNDLIRKELDTLEFDPFYKHQVEKDINLCEKPLVIEAVYSDFSNSISHILRNAVDAMIESEKKILGVRTWEDETNIYIEIADTGCGIPDEIKDKIFEPFFTTKAGNNLNELRGVGLGLTITYHSLKIYGVEFDIDSKVGVGTKFKIIIPKKNVGAS; this is translated from the coding sequence CAAACAAGCAATTGAGATCTTACAGCAAAGGAAGGATTTCGCTTTGATTATATCAGACATTTTAATGCCGGTAATGGATGGTTTCAAGTTTTGTCATGAGGTTAAATCTAACCCTGAATTAAGCCATATTCCATTCATTTTCTACACCGGAAGCTATGTTTCCGACGAAGATAGAATCTTTGGATTAAAACTCGGTGCAGAAGATTACATTGTAAAACCGATAAAATTTAACGAATTACTCAAAAGGATAAATAACGCAATTCGTAAAGAAGCCACCTCAAAAAGATTGTATAGCGAAGTAAAAATTGATGAATCAGCTTACCTTGCGGAATACAATGCACGACTTGTCCATAAACTTGAAGACAAATTATTTGAGCTAAATCAAGCATATGAGGAGATAAGACAAAAAAACGAAGAACTTGAAACGATAAATGCCATACTCATAGAACTAAACTCGTCAAAAAATTTAAACCTGCTTTTTAAACAGATCTCAAAATACCTTTCTAAACTATTTAAAGCCGACGCAATTAATTTCTTCATCTACGACGCCAAAGAAAACTCTTTAAATCTCCACTATTCGTTTTTAAGGACTGGGGACGAAAATCCATTTGAAAAGTTCAAGGTTTTAAAATTCGGGGAGGATTTTGCGACCGAAATAATAACTAATCCAAAACTCACGATTTATCAAAATCCAACGAAAGCAAGCACCAAGTTAAGAAGTGAAATTTTTAACCACGATTTCAGGATCTTCGTTGAAGTTGCGCTACATATCAGAGATAAACTTATCGGTTTAATTGAGCTCGTTTATAAATCAGATGAAATACCTTTTGACGAAGGGAAAATCTCTACGCTGAATATACTTGCCCAACAGATTGCCTTTGGTGTTGAAAACCTACTTTTAATTTCTGAGTTAAAAGAATCGGAAGAAAAATACAAAAAATTTGTTCATTTAACACCAGCGGGGCTTCTCGTACTGGATGAGCAGCTTAATATATTGTTTGCAAGCGAAACAGCATCTGAAATTTTTGAAACAGAAATTGAGGGGAAAAACTTAAAAAATTTTATAAACTCTTCAATCATTGAAGAAATATGCAGACGAGACATTTCAATTGGATCTGGAATGCCAACATATTCGGATAGAACTTTTGAAGCGGAATACAAAGGGAAAAAACTTTTAATCTCGGTAACCCAAAAATTAAACGATCCTAAGCTTGGAAAGTGTATCGCCGTTATAAACGATGTGAGCGATTTGAAGAAACTACAAGATGAAAAAAGAAAAATTGAACTAAAGCTTTGGCAGGAATATAGGCTCGCTTCAATTGGACGACTCGCAGGCGGAATAGCTCACAACTTGAAAAATCCACTTGCCGTCTTAAATCTTGGCCTACAATCGCTGAAAAGGAAAGGGATTGAATCTGAACATATTGAAAGGTTAATGAAACAAATTGAAAGGATCAACCAAATTATTGAAAATCTGTCAATTAAAACAAAAGAGGAAGTTGATAAAAACAAAAAGAGATTTGATCTGAACGACTTGATAAGAAAAGAGCTTGACACACTTGAATTTGATCCATTTTATAAGCATCAGGTTGAAAAAGATATCAATTTATGTGAAAAACCACTTGTGATAGAAGCAGTTTATTCTGATTTTTCAAACTCAATTTCGCACATTTTGAGAAATGCGGTTGACGCTATGATTGAATCTGAGAAAAAAATTTTAGGAGTGAGAACTTGGGAAGACGAAACGAACATCTATATTGAAATCGCGGACACGGGATGTGGAATACCAGACGAGATCAAAGACAAGATTTTTGAACCTTTCTTCACGACAAAGGCAGGAAACAACCTAAATGAATTGAGAGGAGTTGGGCTTGGATTGACGATAACATATCACAGCTTGAAAATTTATGGCGTTGAATTTGATATTGACTCAAAAGTCGGAGTTGGGACAAAGTTTAAAATTATAATTCCCAAGAAAAATGTCGGTGCAAGTTAA